The Sphingomonas sanxanigenens DSM 19645 = NX02 genome includes a region encoding these proteins:
- the rplM gene encoding 50S ribosomal protein L13, with the protein MKALMKTTKPAKPAEVEKKWHLIDADGLVVGRVATIIANILRGKHKPSFTPHVDCGDNVIVINADKIRFTGKKLQDKIYYRHTGYAGGIKGVTAGKVLEGRFPERVIEKAVERMIPRGPLGRQQMRNLRVYAGTEHPHEGQSPEVLDVASMNRKNKVGA; encoded by the coding sequence ATGAAGGCGCTGATGAAGACCACCAAGCCGGCGAAGCCGGCCGAGGTGGAGAAGAAGTGGCATCTGATCGATGCCGATGGCCTGGTGGTCGGCCGTGTGGCAACCATCATCGCCAACATCCTGCGCGGCAAGCACAAGCCGAGCTTCACCCCGCACGTCGACTGCGGTGACAATGTCATCGTGATCAACGCGGACAAGATCCGTTTCACGGGCAAGAAGCTGCAGGACAAGATCTACTACAGGCACACCGGCTATGCCGGCGGCATCAAGGGCGTGACCGCCGGCAAGGTGCTCGAAGGCCGCTTTCCGGAGCGCGTTATCGAGAAGGCCGTCGAGCGCATGATCCCGCGTGGTCCGCTGGGCCGCCAGCAGATGCGCAACCTGCGCGTCTATGCCGGCACCGAGCATCCGCACGAGGGGCAGAGCCCCGAGGTGCTCGATGTCGCGTCGATGAACCGCAAGAACAAGGTGGGCGCATAA
- a CDS encoding tyrosine recombinase XerC — MATLPLRWADHLRRDRRRSPHTVRAYQATAERLMAFLTDHLGGPVDAAALARLEASDLRAFLAARRGDGIGNLSAARELSAVRGFLAFAGGEGATVPRLRGPRVKKGVPRPISPDEVIALAEDVAEQQEEPWIAARDWAVLLLLYGAGLRIGEAMALTGAILPLGETLAVTGKRNKTRMVPVLPQVRDALEAYARLCPWAPARTEPLFRGARGGPLSAAIIRRSVRGARARLGLGDRTTPHALRHSFATHLLGRGADLRSLQELLGHASLSSTQVYTAVDAAHLLDVYRNAHPRA, encoded by the coding sequence GTGGCCACCCTCCCCCTGCGCTGGGCGGATCATCTCCGCCGCGACCGCCGCCGCTCCCCCCACACGGTGCGCGCCTATCAGGCGACGGCCGAGCGGCTGATGGCGTTTCTGACCGATCATCTCGGCGGCCCGGTCGATGCGGCCGCGCTGGCGCGGCTGGAGGCTTCCGATCTGCGCGCCTTCCTCGCCGCGCGGCGTGGCGACGGCATCGGCAACCTCTCGGCTGCGCGTGAGCTTTCCGCGGTGCGCGGTTTCCTCGCCTTTGCCGGCGGCGAAGGCGCCACGGTGCCGCGGTTGCGCGGCCCACGCGTCAAGAAGGGCGTGCCCCGCCCGATTTCGCCCGACGAGGTGATCGCGCTCGCCGAGGATGTCGCCGAACAGCAGGAGGAACCGTGGATCGCCGCGCGCGACTGGGCGGTGCTGCTGCTGCTCTACGGCGCGGGGCTGCGCATCGGCGAGGCGATGGCGCTGACCGGCGCGATCCTGCCGCTGGGCGAAACGCTGGCGGTCACCGGCAAGCGCAACAAGACACGGATGGTGCCAGTGCTGCCGCAGGTGCGCGACGCGCTGGAGGCCTATGCAAGGCTCTGCCCCTGGGCCCCGGCCCGCACCGAACCCCTGTTCCGCGGCGCGCGCGGCGGGCCGCTGTCGGCCGCGATCATCCGGCGCTCGGTCCGCGGCGCGCGCGCCCGCCTCGGCCTCGGCGATCGCACCACGCCGCACGCCCTGCGCCACAGCTTTGCGACGCACCTGCTGGGGCGCGGTGCCGACCTGCGGTCCCTGCAGGAATTGCTGGGCCACGCGAGCCTGAGTTCGACGCAGGTCTACACCGCGGTGGATGCCGCGCATCTGCTTGACGTCTATCGCAACGCCCATCCGCGCGCGTGA
- a CDS encoding Fur family transcriptional regulator, protein MADHHHALHEGESLTTAAQGALERAGEQWTTMRASVFEALAGFERPASAYDIAEAVSKAEGRRVAANSVYRILDLFVTANLAHRVESANAYIANAHPACRHDCIFLVCDVCGQTTHIDDDHLSDAVRGAARGAGFVPERPVIEVRGRCAACMEKQAA, encoded by the coding sequence ATGGCCGATCATCATCATGCGCTCCACGAGGGCGAGTCGCTGACCACTGCCGCGCAAGGCGCCCTCGAACGCGCCGGCGAGCAATGGACGACGATGCGCGCGAGCGTCTTCGAGGCGCTGGCGGGCTTCGAACGCCCCGCCTCCGCCTATGACATCGCCGAGGCGGTTTCGAAGGCGGAAGGGCGCCGCGTCGCGGCCAACAGCGTCTATCGCATCTTGGACCTGTTCGTGACCGCGAACCTCGCGCATCGCGTGGAGAGCGCCAACGCCTATATCGCCAACGCGCATCCGGCCTGCCGCCACGATTGCATCTTCCTGGTGTGCGATGTCTGCGGCCAGACCACGCACATCGATGACGATCATCTGTCTGACGCGGTGCGCGGCGCTGCGCGCGGCGCGGGATTCGTGCCGGAACGCCCGGTTATCGAAGTGCGCGGGCGGTGCGCGGCGTGCATGGAAAAGCAGGCGGCCTGA
- the dxs gene encoding 1-deoxy-D-xylulose-5-phosphate synthase, whose protein sequence is MSDLPKTPLLDQVNTPDDLRKIPVESLRQLADELRQETISAVGTTGGHLGSGLGVVELTVAIHYVFDTPNDRLVWDVGHQCYPHKILTGRRDRIRTLRQGGGLSGFTKRAESEYDPFGAAHSSTSISAALGFAIANKLARKPGKGIAVIGDGAMSAGMAYEAMNNAAQAGNRLVVILNDNDMSIAPPVGGLSAYLARLVSSREFLGLRELAKRLARKLPRPLHKAARKTEEFARGMTMGGTLFEELGFYYVGPIDGHNLEHLIPVLENVRDAAAGPILVHVVTQKGKGYAPAEAAADKYHGVQTFDVISGEQAKAPPGPPSYTGIFAKALAAEAERDPKICAITAAMPGGTGIDLFEKRFPDRAFDVGIAEQHAVTFAAGLAAQGMRPFCAIYSTFLQRAYDQVVHDVAIQNLPVRFAIDRAGLVGADGSTHAGSFDVTYLATLPNFVVMAAADEAELVHMVHTCAVHDSGPIALRYPRGNGTGTALPETPERLEIGKGRIVRQGKTVAILSLGTRLEEALKAADLLEAQGLSTTVADLRFAKPLDEALIRKLLTSHEVAVTIEEGAVGGLGAHVLTMASDQGLIDGGLKLRTMRLPDIFQDQDKPDKQYAEAGLDAAAIVQTVLTALRHNSAGVAQGARA, encoded by the coding sequence ATGTCAGATTTGCCGAAGACCCCGCTGCTCGATCAGGTCAACACGCCAGACGATCTGCGCAAGATCCCCGTCGAATCGCTGCGCCAGCTTGCCGATGAGTTGCGCCAGGAGACGATCTCCGCGGTGGGCACCACGGGCGGGCATCTGGGTTCGGGCCTCGGCGTCGTCGAACTGACGGTCGCGATCCACTATGTGTTCGACACGCCCAACGACCGGCTGGTCTGGGACGTCGGCCATCAATGCTATCCGCACAAGATCCTCACCGGCCGGCGCGATCGTATCCGCACGCTCCGCCAGGGCGGCGGCCTCTCCGGCTTCACCAAGCGCGCCGAGAGCGAATATGATCCGTTCGGCGCGGCGCACAGTTCCACCTCGATCTCGGCGGCGCTGGGCTTCGCGATCGCCAACAAGCTCGCCCGCAAGCCCGGCAAGGGAATCGCGGTGATCGGCGATGGCGCGATGTCCGCGGGCATGGCCTATGAGGCGATGAACAATGCCGCGCAGGCCGGCAACCGGCTGGTGGTGATCCTCAACGACAACGACATGTCGATCGCGCCGCCGGTGGGCGGGCTTTCGGCCTATCTCGCGCGCCTCGTTTCCAGCCGCGAGTTCCTCGGCCTGCGCGAACTCGCCAAGCGGCTGGCGCGCAAGCTGCCGCGCCCGCTGCACAAGGCGGCGCGCAAGACCGAGGAGTTCGCCCGCGGCATGACGATGGGCGGCACGCTCTTCGAGGAACTCGGCTTCTATTATGTCGGCCCGATCGATGGCCATAATCTCGAGCATCTCATCCCGGTTCTGGAGAATGTGCGCGACGCCGCCGCGGGCCCGATCCTCGTCCACGTCGTGACCCAGAAGGGCAAGGGCTATGCTCCGGCCGAGGCTGCGGCGGACAAATATCATGGCGTCCAGACGTTCGACGTGATCTCGGGCGAGCAGGCCAAGGCCCCGCCGGGGCCGCCGAGCTATACCGGCATCTTCGCCAAGGCGCTCGCCGCCGAGGCGGAACGCGACCCGAAGATCTGCGCGATCACCGCGGCGATGCCGGGCGGCACCGGCATCGACCTGTTCGAAAAGCGCTTCCCCGACCGCGCGTTCGACGTGGGCATCGCCGAACAGCATGCCGTCACCTTCGCGGCGGGGCTTGCCGCGCAGGGCATGCGCCCGTTCTGCGCGATCTATTCGACCTTCCTGCAGCGCGCCTACGATCAGGTCGTCCACGACGTGGCGATCCAGAACCTGCCGGTGCGCTTCGCGATCGACCGCGCCGGGCTGGTCGGCGCCGACGGCAGCACCCATGCCGGCAGCTTCGACGTCACCTATCTGGCGACCTTGCCCAATTTCGTGGTGATGGCGGCGGCCGACGAGGCCGAACTGGTCCATATGGTCCACACCTGCGCGGTTCATGATTCCGGGCCGATCGCGCTGCGCTACCCGCGCGGCAACGGCACCGGTACTGCGTTGCCCGAAACGCCCGAGCGACTGGAGATCGGCAAGGGCCGCATCGTCCGCCAAGGCAAGACGGTGGCGATCCTCTCGCTCGGCACCCGGCTGGAAGAGGCGTTGAAGGCGGCCGACCTGCTGGAGGCGCAGGGGCTGTCCACCACCGTCGCCGACCTGCGCTTCGCCAAGCCGCTCGACGAGGCGCTGATCCGCAAGCTGCTGACCAGCCACGAGGTCGCGGTGACCATCGAGGAAGGTGCCGTCGGCGGGCTCGGCGCGCATGTGCTGACGATGGCGAGCGACCAGGGGCTGATCGATGGCGGGCTCAAGCTGCGCACGATGCGGCTGCCCGACATCTTCCAGGATCAGGACAAGCCCGACAAGCAATATGCCGAAGCGGGGCTCGACGCGGCGGCGATCGTCCAGACGGTGTTGACCGCGCTGCGCCACAACAGCGCCGGCGTCGCGCAGGGCGCGCGCGCCTGA
- a CDS encoding MerC domain-containing protein, producing the protein MLDRLAIGLSGICLVHCIATSLILALAASAGGLLFDPLVHEIGLGVAILLGALALGRGAMMHGQMLPVAIGSLGLGVMMGAMSLPHDGSESLFTIVGVALLAYGHHLNGRAAALA; encoded by the coding sequence ATGCTGGATCGGCTGGCCATCGGCCTGTCGGGCATTTGCCTCGTCCACTGCATCGCCACCTCGCTGATCCTCGCCCTCGCCGCGTCCGCCGGCGGGCTGTTGTTCGATCCGCTGGTGCATGAGATCGGTCTCGGCGTCGCCATCCTGCTCGGCGCACTGGCGCTTGGCCGCGGGGCGATGATGCATGGCCAGATGCTGCCGGTCGCGATCGGTTCGCTGGGCCTCGGCGTCATGATGGGCGCGATGAGCCTGCCCCACGACGGCAGCGAGTCGCTGTTCACCATCGTCGGCGTCGCGCTCCTCGCCTACGGCCATCATCTGAACGGCCGCGCGGCCGCGCTCGCCTGA
- a CDS encoding YaiI/YqxD family protein, translating into MLQILVDADACPVKEEIYKVAFRHALPVAVVSNSAMRVPVHDLIQRVVVSDGFDAADDWIAERAGPQTICITADILLADRCLKAGAAVLAPNGKPFTDNSIGAAIATRAIMADLRAGGDAIGGPPPFSKTDRSRFLSALDEAIVKLKRGR; encoded by the coding sequence ATGCTCCAGATACTCGTCGATGCCGATGCCTGCCCCGTCAAGGAAGAGATCTACAAGGTCGCCTTCCGTCATGCGCTGCCCGTCGCGGTGGTCAGCAACAGCGCGATGCGCGTGCCGGTGCATGACCTGATCCAGCGCGTGGTGGTGAGCGACGGCTTCGACGCCGCCGACGACTGGATCGCAGAACGCGCGGGCCCGCAGACGATCTGCATCACCGCCGACATCCTCCTCGCCGACCGCTGCCTGAAGGCCGGCGCCGCCGTGCTCGCCCCCAACGGCAAGCCCTTCACCGACAATTCGATCGGCGCCGCCATCGCCACCCGCGCGATCATGGCCGATCTGCGCGCCGGCGGCGACGCGATCGGCGGGCCCCCGCCCTTCTCGAAAACGGATCGGTCACGCTTTCTGTCGGCGCTGGACGAGGCGATCGTGAAGCTGAAGCGGGGGCGATGA
- a CDS encoding phosphodiester glycosidase family protein, whose product MLARLTLTAFAVTLLNAGDSLPRPTGAVAPACRPLAFEGSRFTICTARSGDHRIRLADLDAGGRPLRQFSTLKVYLGTDARRVAFAMNAGMYDLGGRPIGLHVEAGVEQAALSRRDGSGNFHLKPNGVFYGDAGGWHVAATDAFAAHRPRRIDFATQSGPMLVIEGRLHPAFAPDGTSKHIRNGVGIDEEGNAIFAISEERVSFGRFARLFRDELGCRDALYLDGSISRLWDPAAGREDRGAPLGPMVVVLDAGG is encoded by the coding sequence ATGCTCGCTCGCCTCACGCTCACCGCTTTTGCCGTCACCCTGCTCAATGCCGGGGACTCGCTCCCTCGGCCGACGGGTGCGGTGGCGCCGGCATGCCGGCCGCTCGCGTTCGAGGGCAGCCGCTTCACCATCTGCACCGCCCGCTCCGGCGATCATCGCATTCGCCTCGCGGATCTCGACGCCGGCGGGCGGCCGTTGCGGCAGTTCTCGACGTTGAAGGTCTATCTCGGCACGGATGCCCGGCGCGTGGCGTTCGCGATGAATGCCGGCATGTACGACTTGGGCGGGCGACCGATCGGGCTCCATGTCGAGGCGGGTGTGGAGCAGGCGGCGCTCAGCCGGCGCGACGGCAGCGGTAATTTTCACCTGAAGCCCAATGGCGTTTTCTACGGGGACGCGGGTGGGTGGCATGTTGCCGCGACCGACGCCTTCGCCGCGCACCGGCCGAGGCGCATTGACTTCGCCACCCAGTCCGGCCCGATGCTGGTGATCGAGGGCCGCTTGCATCCGGCTTTCGCACCCGATGGGACATCGAAGCATATCCGCAATGGCGTCGGTATCGATGAGGAGGGCAATGCGATCTTCGCGATCAGCGAAGAGCGCGTGTCGTTCGGTCGTTTCGCGCGCCTGTTCCGCGATGAACTGGGCTGCCGCGACGCGCTCTATCTCGACGGCTCGATCTCGAGGCTTTGGGACCCCGCTGCCGGTCGCGAGGATCGCGG
- the rpsI gene encoding 30S ribosomal protein S9, translating to MSDNRQSLSDLKDLTTAIGTQAVVDAPEAEGEAPQAPVLPTTPLRERDVDAYGRSYATGRRKDAVARVWLKPGTGKITVNGRDQEIYFARPTLRLVINQPFDVAERAGQYDVICTVKGGGLSGQAGAVKHGIAQALTKFEPVLRSPVKAAGFLTRDSRAVERKKYGRAKARRSFQFSKR from the coding sequence ATGTCCGATAACCGTCAGTCGCTGTCCGACCTGAAGGACCTCACCACGGCGATCGGCACCCAGGCCGTCGTCGATGCTCCCGAAGCCGAGGGCGAGGCGCCGCAGGCTCCGGTTCTGCCGACCACGCCGCTGCGCGAGCGCGACGTCGACGCCTATGGCCGTTCCTACGCCACCGGCCGTCGTAAGGACGCCGTCGCCCGCGTGTGGCTGAAGCCGGGCACCGGCAAGATCACGGTCAACGGCCGCGATCAGGAAATCTATTTCGCGCGTCCGACGCTGCGTCTCGTCATCAACCAGCCGTTCGACGTTGCCGAGCGCGCGGGTCAGTATGACGTGATCTGCACCGTCAAGGGCGGTGGCCTTTCGGGGCAGGCCGGTGCGGTCAAGCACGGCATCGCGCAGGCGCTGACGAAGTTCGAGCCGGTGCTGCGCAGCCCGGTGAAGGCCGCCGGCTTCCTGACCCGCGACAGCCGCGCGGTCGAGCGCAAGAAGTATGGCCGCGCCAAGGCGCGTCGCAGCTTCCAGTTCTCGAAGCGCTGA
- a CDS encoding COX15/CtaA family protein — protein MALPFAASGAARAARPRPLALSRWLLLVALLVFAMVVVGGITRLTESGLSIVEWKPVTGAIPPLTHEQWEAAFRAYQATPEYQQINRGMSLADFKFIFFWEYIHRLLGRLIGLAFALPLLWFWMKRAIPAGYGPRLVALLLLGGLQGTIGWWMVASGLVNRTDVSHVRLAVHLLTALFILGGLVWTALDLRALHRDYRARPARLTGFALAVLALLFVQLLLGAFTAGLNAGFAFSSWPKMGEEWFPAATPMIEPAWRNLIDNPIVVQFAHRWFAWVAAGMLALLAWRARGGVALLLGLLIVTQIALGIATLLTGVLIDVAVAHQAVGALLVAAAAAAAHRLGSRR, from the coding sequence ATGGCTCTTCCGTTTGCCGCTTCCGGTGCCGCCCGCGCGGCGCGGCCTCGTCCGCTGGCGCTGTCGCGCTGGCTGTTGCTCGTTGCCCTGCTCGTCTTCGCGATGGTCGTCGTCGGCGGCATCACCCGGCTGACGGAGTCGGGGCTGTCGATCGTCGAATGGAAACCGGTGACGGGCGCGATCCCGCCGCTGACGCATGAGCAATGGGAAGCGGCGTTCCGCGCCTATCAGGCGACGCCGGAATATCAGCAGATCAACCGCGGCATGAGCCTTGCCGATTTCAAGTTCATCTTCTTCTGGGAATATATCCACCGCCTGCTCGGCCGGCTGATCGGACTGGCCTTCGCGCTGCCGCTGTTGTGGTTCTGGATGAAGCGCGCGATCCCGGCGGGCTATGGCCCGCGGCTGGTGGCGCTGCTGCTGCTCGGCGGGCTGCAGGGGACGATCGGCTGGTGGATGGTCGCGTCGGGCCTCGTCAACCGCACCGACGTCAGCCATGTCCGGCTCGCCGTCCACCTGCTGACCGCGCTGTTCATTCTGGGCGGGCTGGTGTGGACCGCGCTCGACCTGCGCGCGCTTCACCGCGACTATCGCGCACGGCCGGCGCGGCTGACCGGCTTCGCGCTGGCGGTGCTGGCGCTGCTGTTCGTGCAGCTGCTGCTCGGCGCCTTCACCGCCGGTCTCAATGCCGGCTTCGCCTTTTCGAGCTGGCCGAAGATGGGCGAGGAATGGTTCCCGGCGGCGACGCCGATGATCGAGCCGGCGTGGCGCAACCTCATCGACAATCCGATCGTGGTGCAGTTCGCGCATCGCTGGTTTGCCTGGGTTGCGGCCGGGATGCTGGCACTGCTCGCGTGGCGTGCGCGGGGCGGGGTGGCGCTGCTGCTCGGCCTTCTCATCGTCACCCAGATCGCACTTGGTATCGCCACCTTGTTGACCGGCGTGCTGATCGACGTTGCCGTCGCCCACCAGGCGGTCGGGGCGTTGCTGGTTGCTGCCGCGGCCGCGGCGGCACACCGGCTGGGATCGCGGCGATGA